The sequence below is a genomic window from Verrucomicrobiales bacterium.
GTCGTCCGACGTTCAGCCGATCTGCTGAACTGGGCCGGAGGACAAACGACCCTCCGAGTCATGGTAGCCATCGACTTCTCCGAAAGCAGCCTCACCGCGCTGCAATGGGTCAAGGAACTCTCCGAATTGGCGAAATGCACCGTCATCGCTGCTCATGTAAACTGGCCGCCGGAAGAAGCCGAGCGGTTAGGACTGAGCGGTTCGATGTCCTTAACCGAGAACCCACCCTTGGTCCGACAGGTGCTCGAGCGCGACCTCGGAGAGCGGGTCAGCGAGGTCTTTGGAGATCTGCCCGTGACACTCCGCGTGATTCCAGGCTGGGGCCGCACGGACCATCACTTGCTCGAGCTGGCGCACGACGAGAAGATTGATTTGCTGGTGGTAGGAAGCCATCAGAGGCAAGGACTGAGCCGGTTACGACTGGGATCGGTTTCACGAGGCATCCTGCATCACGCTCCGATGAATGTAGCCATCGTCCCCACCCGTCCCCGCAGCAGCACGGGACGCTCCATCCCCAAGCTCGATCGTGTGCTCGTGTCCACCGATCTCTCGGAGCTGGGAAACCGGGCAGTGGCCTATGCCTATAGCCTGCTCGAGCGCGGAGGCACGGTGCAGATCGTGCATGCGATGCCACCCAGTCCGGGCAAAGATCCGGAATCCCAACTCTGCGATGCGGCCACTAAGGATATCGCGGCGACTATCCGGACACTCATTCCTGAGGCATCCGCCGGTCGGGGCATTTTGACGGAAATAGAGCTGGTCGCCAGCAGTGAGCCTGCCTTGGCGATCCATCAAGCCGCGGAACGCTTCGGAGCCGACGTCATCTGCCTGAGTAGCCATGGCAAGTCCGGCCTGAGTCAGGCCTTGTTTGGTTCGGTGGCCCAAGCCGTCATGAAACAGACCCGCCGCCCCGTCATGGTCGTCCGCGGAACCGCGGAGTAAACAAGCAGCGCGGCGGAAAAGCCGATTGATTGCCCACGGATCACGAGAACCACACGGAATGGGAAAGAAACTAGGAAAGGGGCAGCCATTCCAGCGCCCTCGTTTCAGGGTCTCATCCGTGTGTTCTGTGTGATCCGCGGGCAAAAATTGGGATATCCCAGTTCACCGTGGGGAGGGCATGCTCTAGGGTCACGGTCCGCGATCGTTTCACTTTGAGTTTTCGGGAAAGCCTGCGCATGCTGGGCCCGTGCCTGACCGAATTATCAGTGACGTTCTGACGAAGCCCGACCCCGCCCTGGAGGTCACGCTGCGCCCTTCGTTATTCACCGACTTCACCGGGCAAGCCAAAGTCAAGGAACGACTGGAGATCGCCGTCGAGGCCGCGAAGCGCCGAGGAGACCCTCTCGACCACATTCTGCTCAGCGGGCCGCCTGGACTCGGCAAGACCACCATCGCCAACATCCTGGCGAAGGCCATGGGTGGCAGCCTCAAGTCCACCAGCGGACCGACGATTGAGAAGGCCGGCGACCTGGCCGGGCTACTGACCAATTTGGAAGAGGGTGATGTCTTGTTTATCGATGAGATCCATCGCCTCCAAAAGACCATCGAGGAGTATCTCTATCCCGCGATGGAGGACTTCAAACTCGACATCATCATTGACCAGGGTCCCAACGCACGAAGCGTCCGCCTCAACCTGCCCCGTTTCACCCTGATCGGCGCGACCACCCGCAGCGGGTTGCTGAGCTCCCCCCTGCTCACCCGCTTCCCGGTGCGCGAGCGCTTGGATTACTATCAAGCCGATCAGCTGCAAAAGATCGTCGTTCGTGCGGCTCGGCTGCTCAACGTGGAAATGGAAGAATCCGGAGCCATGGAGATTGCGCGTCGCAGCCGAGGCACTCCCCGAATTGCCAACAACCTGCTCCGTCGCGTGCGCGATTACGCACAGGTCCGAGGCGATGGACGAGTGACCCACGACACCGCCGACCGGGCGCTGGCCATCCTCGAGATCGACGAAAACGGGCTCGATGAGATGGACAAGCGCATTCTTGAGACCATCATCGTGAAGTTCGGAGGAGGCCCGGTGGGGGTCAACTCGCTGGCCGTGGCAGTGGGGGAGGAGTCGGATACGCTGGAGGAGGTGCATGAGCCTTATCTCATTATGGAAGGCTATCTCAATCGCACTCCCCAAGGACGTGTCGCCACCGACCTCAGTTACCAGAAACTGGGCCTGCAGCGCACCCGGTCGGGGACGCAGGGCAGCTTTCTGTAGGCCTAAATCGGATCGGTTGGCAACCCCACTTTCGGATAATAAATACTGGTTGGAAACCCGTTGACCCTCGATATCTTGCTGTCATGGCATTTCCTGAAACGGAGTGGTCAGCCCTCGCGCTGGCCACGGCTCATGGCGACCAGTCTGCTCGTCAGGCTATGGACGAGCTGTGCCGTAGGTATTGGCAGCCGGTCTTTACGGTGATCTGCAGCCGCGGGACGAATCCCGAGGGTGCGCGAGACCGCACCCAGTCCTTCTTCCTATACCTTCTGGAGAATTCGACGCTCCGTAAAGTGAACCGCAGCCGTGGGCGATTCCGCACGTTTCTCCTAACGGTTCTCTGGCGTTTCCTGAGAGACGAACAGAAGCGGGCCACGGCGGACAAACGAGGCGGAGAGTCGGAGGATCTGTCGCTGGAGGAGAACACGGACGGCCTGGCCTCGACACCGAGCCCGCTTAGCGAACTGCTGGACCGTGAGTGGGCGATGACGACCATGCAGCGGGCAATTGACGCCGTGGGGCGCGAGTTCGTTGCGAAGCGAGGGGAGCCCGCCTGGACCCTGTGGAAGGGTTTTCTTCCGGGCAGTTCGACGGTTCCTTCGATGTCAGCTGCGGCCGAGGCCATGGGCATCAGCGAAGCTTCCGCCCGCGCAGAAATCCACCGGCTGCGAAACCGCTGCCGCGAAGCCCTCCGGAGGGAACTCATGATCACGGTTTCCTCGCCAGAGGACTTGGACGATGAGATTCGCTACCTCGGACGCGCTTTACAGGTCGCCACGAGCGGAACCCAAATTTTGACACCCAGCGCGGAGGTTCCTCAACCGGCCGCAGAGTCATGACGCAACTCTGTCCAGAGTGCCGCCAGCCTATCCCGACGGGACGATTCGAAGGTGTATGCCCGGCTTGTTTCTTCACGGCAGCCGTCGAGGCCGCCACGGCTTTCAATAGCGAAGTTCTGCGCATCCCGGGTCATGTGGTCGGCGAGGAACTGGCCCGAGGGGGGATGGGGATTGTCTACGCGGCGGAGCAGCTGGAGCCGGCACGAACTGTCGCCCTGAAGATCCTGTTGCCACGCTGGTTGGAGCATCCAGAGGTCAGCGAACGTTTTCGTCGAGAGGTGAAGGCGATCGCTTGCCTGGAGCATCCAGCCATCCTGCCGGTATACACCGTCGGCGAGCAGGATGGCCTCCCCTGGTTCACGATGAAACTGGCGACCGGCGGATCGCTCGCTGAACGCCTAGCGGAGCTCGTGGGTCAGTGGATCTCGGTGGCGGAGCTGGTCGCAAAATTGGCGGGAGCGCTGGCACACGCCCACGAGCGCGGCATTCTCCACCGCGATGTTAAGCCGGCCAACATCCTCTTTGATGCCACCGGCCAGGCGTACCTGGCCGACTTCGGACTCGCCAAAGGCCAATCTCCCGAGGACTTGGCGCTCACCTTGCACAACCAGGTTCTGGGCACGCCCAACTACCTGGCACCCGAGCTGGCTTCCGGGCGGGCACGAACCGCAACCACCAGCAGCGATATCTACAGCCTCGGAGCGGTTCTCTACGAATTGCTCAGCGGCCGGCCTCCACACTGCGACGATCACCTCCCCGCTTTGCTACGCCGGGTGTCCGATGAGCCACCCCGCCCCTTGACCGACTTCGTTCCTCTGCCCCCGGGTGACCTGCGGGCAATCTGCGACAAGGCCATGTCGCGTTCGCCTGAAGATCGCTATGCGACGGCTCGAGAGTTCGCCATCGACCTCGGACGCTTCATTCGCGGCGAGACCGTGCGGGCTCGTGAAGCTGGCGCGATGGAATGGATCTGGAACTGGTGTCTTAGGCATCCAGCCGTTGCCGGACTATTGACAGTGGTGGTGGCACTGGTCGTGGTTCTCACCGTGGGATCCATGGTGGCAGTCATGCACATCCGGGAAGCGGAAAGGGTTGCCATCGCCTCCCGCGATCGGGCGGAGGCGAGCCTGCGCCAGAGCCAGCTCGCCGAAGCCGAAGGACTGCGTCGAGCCCGGCAGCCTCGATTTCGGCAGCAAGCGCTGGATCGCGTGCTGGCTGCCGGTGCCCCAGGCGAAGGCGCCGAGATGAGACTGCAGAGGCGTTCGGAAGCGATCGCGGCATTGGCTCTCCCCTCCATGCACCAATATGCGCATCCCGCGGGGCCAAAGGACTGCACCCTGGCGGCCGTGGCGTCCGGGCACACATTTTTGGCCTGGCGCGCGCCTGGCAACGCCGGCTGGCGGGTAACACATGGACGCGATGGAGCGGTGGTTTCGACAACCCAGGCCCAAGGAGTCCCCACCCGCATCAGCCGCAACGGTCGCTGGCTGGCGGCGCAACTCCCAGATCAGGATCGCTGGCAACTCTGGGATCTGAGCCGGCTGGAGGCCCGGTTGGTGTCCGAACTCCCGGGCACCGCGGAGGACCTGAGCGAGGATGGAAAGCTGGCAGCCTATTGGACCCGCGTATCGCCCGATGTCGTGTCGGCAGAAGTGCGCGAGACCTCCAGCGAACGGGTACGCTTCCGTGTCAGCTTCCCCAACGTCTCGGTCAAAATGCGGTTCAGTGGCGATGGTTCCCGGTGCGCGATAGCCCCCAGCTCGTCTCTGAACGACACGATGTTTCCTTATTCGGTACGCATTCACCGGAGCAGCGACGGGTCGGTCGAACGCGAACTGTCAGCCGGCATGGCGAACTGCATCTGGGCGATGTCCCTGAGCCGCGACGGCGAACTCCTTGCCGCAGCCGAGCGCGGCGGGGCGACCATCGTTTGGGAGACCCGCACTGGCAATGCTCGACATGTTTTCCACGGAACCGGAGCCAACTTGTGGCAGGTCGCGTTCAGTGAAGACGGACGGCACCTGGCGACCGTCAGCGATGATCGGCTGATTACCGTCCTCGAGACGGTGGGCGGCCAGCCCGTGGCTCGCGGCGGCCGGGCTTGGCAGTCGGACCGGGTACCGCTGCTGTCCTGGTCCGCCACGGACCCGTGGGTATTCGGTCCCTTGTCCCAAGATGACAAGGACACGTTCTTCATACTGAGGCCGGGAGCCTTCTCGACGTTTGTAGCGCCCGATTCGCATGGCAGCGCCCTGGGAATCGCGATTTCACCAGGCGGACGATGGCTGGCGGTCGGGGATTCACGGCATGCCCGACTCTGGGACTTGCAGCACTCCCCCAACCGTCAGGTCTTTGCCAGCGGCCTCTGGAACGCGTTTGCGTTCGCTCCGGACGGCCGATGGATCTACGGAGCAGGTGAGCCGGGCGTCGTGCGTTGGAGCCTCGCTGCCGATGGGTCGGTAGACCCGCGTGGGACGGAATTGCTACCTGCCGGATGGCACAATGAAGTCGTCCTGGATGGCTCTGGGCGCAGACTAGCCGTTGAAATGGGCAGTGCGCAGCAGGTTCGTCTTCTGGAGAATCCTGGATCCCTATCGCCCGTCCCTCAGGATTTCACCACCGGTCCCTTGTCCTGGGTGAGCCTCAGCCACGACGGCCAGTGGCTGGCCATCACCGGCGAGGAGGGCTTAAGCGTCTGGCGCATCCAAGATCGCACCCGCGTGCTGTCCCACCCCACACCCGGGCATTGCGTTTCGTTCAGCCCGGACGGCCGGTGGTTAGTGGTGGGCCGCGAACGGTATGAGGTCTGGCGAACAGATGATTGGACTCTGGCACGCACGCTCGATACCCGGGCTGTCAGTCCGCAGCACACACGCGCGGCCTTTACGAGCGACGGCCGCTGGGTCGCGACGGGTCATGGATTCGGAAAAATCGCACTCTGGTCATTGCCATCGTGGGAGCACTTGGCGATCTTGGAGAGTCCCAACAATCAGCCGGTTGGCCGGTTTGTATTCGATGACCGGGGCGACCATCTATATATCGCCAGCACCGGCGGGGTGGTGGAGGTGTGGGACTTGAAGATGCTCCAGCGGGAACTCCAAAAGCTAGGCTTGGGGTGGTGATGCTTGACGGAAACACAAGGCCGCCTGTAGAGATAACTGGAATCCAACAAAACCATCACAAAGTTCAACTCATTAACACCTCTCCACACCACGTCACGACACCAACCAACTCAGCAATCCTGAGGCCAAATCTTAAGGGAACTCGC
It includes:
- a CDS encoding universal stress protein encodes the protein MSMNPIGKPTILCGTDFSIQAAEATQVAAALAKRIGSRLFLVHAIDDSGLSSSYPDILQTLSQRGRERLDQERVRLQPTGCELVDEIVVGSAARALTTLAEREQASLVVVSSLGQIAPSRLLVGSVAERTAETAAVPTLVVRRSADLLNWAGGQTTLRVMVAIDFSESSLTALQWVKELSELAKCTVIAAHVNWPPEEAERLGLSGSMSLTENPPLVRQVLERDLGERVSEVFGDLPVTLRVIPGWGRTDHHLLELAHDEKIDLLVVGSHQRQGLSRLRLGSVSRGILHHAPMNVAIVPTRPRSSTGRSIPKLDRVLVSTDLSELGNRAVAYAYSLLERGGTVQIVHAMPPSPGKDPESQLCDAATKDIAATIRTLIPEASAGRGILTEIELVASSEPALAIHQAAERFGADVICLSSHGKSGLSQALFGSVAQAVMKQTRRPVMVVRGTAE
- the ruvB gene encoding Holliday junction branch migration DNA helicase RuvB, yielding MPDRIISDVLTKPDPALEVTLRPSLFTDFTGQAKVKERLEIAVEAAKRRGDPLDHILLSGPPGLGKTTIANILAKAMGGSLKSTSGPTIEKAGDLAGLLTNLEEGDVLFIDEIHRLQKTIEEYLYPAMEDFKLDIIIDQGPNARSVRLNLPRFTLIGATTRSGLLSSPLLTRFPVRERLDYYQADQLQKIVVRAARLLNVEMEESGAMEIARRSRGTPRIANNLLRRVRDYAQVRGDGRVTHDTADRALAILEIDENGLDEMDKRILETIIVKFGGGPVGVNSLAVAVGEESDTLEEVHEPYLIMEGYLNRTPQGRVATDLSYQKLGLQRTRSGTQGSFL
- a CDS encoding sigma-70 family RNA polymerase sigma factor; translation: MAFPETEWSALALATAHGDQSARQAMDELCRRYWQPVFTVICSRGTNPEGARDRTQSFFLYLLENSTLRKVNRSRGRFRTFLLTVLWRFLRDEQKRATADKRGGESEDLSLEENTDGLASTPSPLSELLDREWAMTTMQRAIDAVGREFVAKRGEPAWTLWKGFLPGSSTVPSMSAAAEAMGISEASARAEIHRLRNRCREALRRELMITVSSPEDLDDEIRYLGRALQVATSGTQILTPSAEVPQPAAES
- a CDS encoding protein kinase — encoded protein: MTQLCPECRQPIPTGRFEGVCPACFFTAAVEAATAFNSEVLRIPGHVVGEELARGGMGIVYAAEQLEPARTVALKILLPRWLEHPEVSERFRREVKAIACLEHPAILPVYTVGEQDGLPWFTMKLATGGSLAERLAELVGQWISVAELVAKLAGALAHAHERGILHRDVKPANILFDATGQAYLADFGLAKGQSPEDLALTLHNQVLGTPNYLAPELASGRARTATTSSDIYSLGAVLYELLSGRPPHCDDHLPALLRRVSDEPPRPLTDFVPLPPGDLRAICDKAMSRSPEDRYATAREFAIDLGRFIRGETVRAREAGAMEWIWNWCLRHPAVAGLLTVVVALVVVLTVGSMVAVMHIREAERVAIASRDRAEASLRQSQLAEAEGLRRARQPRFRQQALDRVLAAGAPGEGAEMRLQRRSEAIAALALPSMHQYAHPAGPKDCTLAAVASGHTFLAWRAPGNAGWRVTHGRDGAVVSTTQAQGVPTRISRNGRWLAAQLPDQDRWQLWDLSRLEARLVSELPGTAEDLSEDGKLAAYWTRVSPDVVSAEVRETSSERVRFRVSFPNVSVKMRFSGDGSRCAIAPSSSLNDTMFPYSVRIHRSSDGSVERELSAGMANCIWAMSLSRDGELLAAAERGGATIVWETRTGNARHVFHGTGANLWQVAFSEDGRHLATVSDDRLITVLETVGGQPVARGGRAWQSDRVPLLSWSATDPWVFGPLSQDDKDTFFILRPGAFSTFVAPDSHGSALGIAISPGGRWLAVGDSRHARLWDLQHSPNRQVFASGLWNAFAFAPDGRWIYGAGEPGVVRWSLAADGSVDPRGTELLPAGWHNEVVLDGSGRRLAVEMGSAQQVRLLENPGSLSPVPQDFTTGPLSWVSLSHDGQWLAITGEEGLSVWRIQDRTRVLSHPTPGHCVSFSPDGRWLVVGRERYEVWRTDDWTLARTLDTRAVSPQHTRAAFTSDGRWVATGHGFGKIALWSLPSWEHLAILESPNNQPVGRFVFDDRGDHLYIASTGGVVEVWDLKMLQRELQKLGLGW